Proteins found in one Brachypodium distachyon strain Bd21 chromosome 5, Brachypodium_distachyon_v3.0, whole genome shotgun sequence genomic segment:
- the LOC104585505 gene encoding uncharacterized protein LOC104585505 codes for MAAAAGVGDAAQTASKPAAPGAGPESVSEVDPATIDGGRQEATDAGGGNTAQAPPAAATTGTRAAELTPGGTAADAEATPVVTVEQPPTGQSRDGGGSPGVQATDPVLTGEAADTGSEPLELAAPKARRERSPSPPVEARVELAAGGIGRTHLPAPAPEDVVRSQAVAVGASSSSGAIAGAGVEISRLKDKLRSQKAETELARRNHAKLGSQRQESTALLRRLAEVGNESLAKLGVAPTTIDGSDVSTLTPFFAEFVGRLTAVEDRIRSFGDRQVSVAASQVAAAILLRVHQAYPDFPFETIFNDWSPEENKEEHANAVSHFVDEMVVRMTGQAGAGDDEEEAAAEEAPAAESAAPEAPPLLASHGKKVVTKPKAEKKEKAKRYKDVPPPTTEEIFVFYSSEDDVEGETRMKRKHRLQHIIRKHSHVLATEIRRGTKEAENTNMYFPAPKLGHFKIVRKDGGPHREEFNKKALKIIRDINYVDISSCCI; via the exons atggcagcagcagcgggtgTGGGCGACGCCGCCCAGACGGCAAGCAAGCCGGCGGCCCCGGGAGCAG GACCGGAAAGCGTTTCCGAGGTCGACCCGGCAACGAtcgacggcggccgccaagAGGCGACCGATGCAGGGGGAGGGAACACCGCGCAAG cccctcctgccgccgcaACCACAGGAACTAGGGCCGCAGAACTCACCCCGGGAGGCACCGCGGCCGACGCGGAGGCCACCCCTGTGGTGACGGTGGAGCAACCCCCCACCGGACAGAGCAGGGACGGAGGGGGCTCTCCTGGCGTCCAAGCCACCGACCCGGTGTTAACCGGGGAGGCAGCGGACACCGGGTCTGAGCCCCTCGAACTCGCCGCACCGAAGGCCCGCCGCGAGCGATCGCCTAGTCCCCCGGTGGAGGCAAGGGTCGAGCTCGCGGCTGGTGGAATCGGAAGGACGCACTTACCGGCGCCAGCACCCGAGGACGTGGTGCGGTCACAAGCGGTGGCCGTGGGTGCCTCCTCGAGTTCCGGGGCGATCGCGGGCGCAG GCGTCGAGATCTCTCGGCTGAAGGACAAGCTCCGGAGCCAGAAGGCGGAAACCGAGCTCGCGCGCCGCAACCACGCGAAGCTCGGGAGCCAGCGCCAAGAAAGCACAGCCCTGCTCCGCAGGTTGGCAGAGGTGGGGAACGAGTCGCTGGCGAAGCTGGGGGTAGCCCCGACAACCATCGACGGCAGCGACGTCAGCACCCTCACCCCCTTCTTCGCGGAGTTCGTGGGAAGGCTGACGGCCGTGGAGGACCGCATCCGCAgcttcggggaccggcaagtgAGTGTCGCCGCATCTCAGgttgccgccgccatcctgcTGAGGGTCCACCAGGCCTATccggacttccccttcgagaccaTCTTCAACGACTGGTCGCCGGAGGAGAACAAGGAGGAGCATGCCAACGCCGTTAGCCACTTCGTCGATGAGATGGTCGTGCGGATGACGGGGCAGGCTGGTGCTGgtgacgatgaggaggaggctgccgccgAGGAGGCACCCGCCGCCGAGTCTGCTGCCCCGGAAGCACCCCCGC TTCTAGCCAGTCATGGAAAGAAAGTGGTGACGAAGCCCAAGGctgagaagaaagaaaaggccaaGAGATATAAGGATGTGCCTCCTCCCACAACTGAAGAAATCTTCGTTTTCTATTCCTCAGAAGACGATGTTGAAGGGGAGACCAGGATGAAGAGAAAGCATCGTCTCCAGCACATCATTCGTAAGCATTCCCATGTGCTCGCAACTGAGATCAGAAGAGGAACCAAAGAGGCTGAGAACACCAACATGTACTTTCCTGCACCTAAGTTGGGGCACTTCAAGATTGTCCGCAAGGATGGAGGGCCTCATCGTGAGGAATTCAACAAGAAGGCTCTGAAGATCATCAGAGACATCAATTATGTTGACATCTCTTCTTGCTGCATTTGA